From a region of the Micropterus dolomieu isolate WLL.071019.BEF.003 ecotype Adirondacks linkage group LG21, ASM2129224v1, whole genome shotgun sequence genome:
- the LOC123960444 gene encoding glutathione S-transferase theta-3-like: MMELYLDLHSQPCRSVFLFAKAVGIPFEFKLVDLAAGQQYSEEFGKISITRKVPVMKDGSFILTESVAILKYLLQKYSSSVAEHWYPADLQQRARVNEYLSWQHMNLRAHGSKVLLLRTLFPVIMGSEAPKEKMEAAVDDLNQSVNLLEAKFLQNKPFIIGDKISLADLVAIVDIMQPVGSGLDVFQGRPKLIAWRERVKKEVGEKLFDEAHELIMKMSSMSQKIQNSGDLEKLKPKFQKLFI; encoded by the exons ATGATGGAGCTCTATCTCGACCTGCACTCCCAGCCCTGCcgctctgtctttctgtttgccAAAGCGGTCGGGATTCCCTTTGAGTTTAAGCTTGTCGACCTCGCTGCAG GGCAGCAGTACAGCGAGGAGTTTGGAAAGATCAGCATCACGAGGAAGGTTCCTGTCATGAAGGATGGAAGCTTCATTCTGACGGAGAG CGTTGCGATCCTGAAGTACCTGTTGCAGAAATATTCATCATCAGTGGCAGAGCACTGGTATccagctgacctgcagcagcGAGCTCGTGTTAATGAATACTTGTCCTGGCAGCACATGAACCTCAGAGCTCATGGCTCAAAGGTCTTGCTGCTCAGG ACTCTGTTTCCTGTCATCATGGGCTCTGAAGCCCCGAAAGAGAAAATGGAGGCTGCTGTCGACGATCTGAATCAGTCAGTCAACCTGCTGGAGGCGAAATTCCTGCAGAACAAACCGTTTATCATCGGCGACAAAATCTCTCTGGCTGATCTGGTGGCTATAGTTGACATCATGCAG CCTGTTGGAAGTGGCCTGGATGTATTTCAAGGCCGGCCGAAGCTGATCGCCTGGAGAGAGCGAGTGAAGAAGGAGGTCGGTGAAAAGTTGTTTGATGAAGCTCATGAGCTGATCATGAAGATGAGCAGCATGTCGCAGAAGATACAGAACAGCGGTGATCTGGAGAAGCTCAAACCAAAATTTCAGAAGCTTTTCATCTGA